From Orenia marismortui DSM 5156, one genomic window encodes:
- the spoIIIAA gene encoding stage III sporulation protein AA, producing MKRKMNRLLQENILPVLASNLRNIINNINPKKIDDLIEIRLRANKPIILERVRGELILSKTGTIINDTSEAYITKGKDIKDTLNLMTDSSLFTLQGEIRSGYFTLTGGHRVGLVGQVISDNNEIKRIKHISGLNIRICQEVIGAADSVIKDVIRGRSDIYNTLIISPPRCGKTTLIRDLTRQLSCGVSKLQFKGIKVGVVDERSEIGGAYQGVAQNDLGIRTDLLDRCPKAKGMMLLIRSMSPDVIITDEIGSQEDAKALQEAINAGVRIITTVHGSNLDEIRSRPSLKEVINSHFFQRVIILSCRKGPGTVENIIKI from the coding sequence ATGAAAAGAAAGATGAATAGACTTCTACAAGAGAATATTTTACCTGTACTAGCTTCTAATTTGAGAAATATTATTAATAATATAAACCCTAAAAAAATAGATGATCTAATAGAGATTAGATTAAGGGCAAATAAACCAATTATCTTAGAAAGAGTCAGGGGGGAATTAATCTTAAGTAAGACAGGTACAATTATTAATGATACTTCAGAAGCATATATTACTAAAGGAAAGGATATTAAGGATACATTAAATTTAATGACTGATAGCTCTTTATTTACATTGCAAGGAGAAATAAGGTCTGGTTATTTTACATTAACTGGTGGTCACCGAGTTGGATTAGTGGGGCAAGTAATTTCTGATAATAATGAAATAAAGAGAATTAAGCATATATCCGGACTTAACATTAGAATTTGTCAAGAGGTTATTGGGGCAGCAGATAGTGTGATTAAGGATGTAATTAGAGGCAGAAGTGATATTTATAATACTTTAATAATATCCCCACCTCGTTGTGGTAAAACTACTTTGATTAGGGACTTAACTAGGCAGTTAAGTTGTGGGGTGTCAAAACTCCAATTTAAGGGTATAAAGGTTGGAGTAGTAGATGAGCGTTCAGAGATTGGTGGAGCATATCAAGGTGTTGCACAGAATGATTTAGGAATAAGAACAGATTTGTTAGATAGATGTCCTAAGGCTAAAGGTATGATGCTATTGATTAGGTCTATGTCCCCAGATGTAATCATTACAGATGAAATAGGATCACAAGAAGATGCTAAAGCTTTACAAGAAGCAATTAATGCTGGAGTAAGAATAATTACTACTGTTCATGGAAGTAACTTAGATGAGATTAGATCTAGACCTAGTTTAAAAGAAGTTATCAATTCTCATTTTTTTCAAAGGGTTATTATTTTAAGCTGTAGGAAAGGACCTGGAACAGTAGAGAATATTATTAAAATATAA
- the spoIIIAB gene encoding stage III sporulation protein SpoIIIAB, whose translation MKLLGALIIIISSSMMGFLMAQQYILRPKQLRELQTALQMLETEVSYGVTPLPEAFTKLAKNFSEPISNIFMATRDNLNSGIIAEDAWQNAINNVSNKTALVDEDIEILLDFGYNLGQTSIDEQVKYLNLTQHKLDNLYQQAFDEKEIKVKLWRYLGVLGGLFLAILIF comes from the coding sequence ATGAAGCTATTAGGTGCTTTGATTATAATTATCAGTAGTAGTATGATGGGATTTTTAATGGCTCAACAATATATCTTAAGGCCAAAGCAATTAAGAGAGTTACAAACTGCTTTACAGATGTTGGAGACTGAAGTTAGTTATGGAGTTACTCCCTTACCTGAAGCCTTTACTAAGTTAGCGAAGAATTTTTCTGAGCCTATTTCTAATATATTTATGGCGACTAGAGATAATTTGAATTCTGGAATTATAGCAGAAGATGCATGGCAGAATGCTATTAATAATGTTAGTAACAAGACAGCTTTAGTTGATGAAGATATTGAAATATTATTAGATTTTGGTTATAACTTAGGGCAAACAAGTATAGATGAACAGGTTAAATACTTAAATTTAACTCAACATAAATTGGATAATTTGTATCAGCAAGCTTTTGATGAGAAAGAGATCAAGGTTAAGCTATGGAGATATTTAGGGGTTTTAGGGGGGCTTTTTTTAGCGATATTAATCTTTTGA
- the spoIIIAC gene encoding stage III sporulation protein AC: MNIDLVFKIAGVGILISVFNMVLKQAEKEEQAQMLTLVGVIIVLMVIIQLINQLFTNVRSIFGF, encoded by the coding sequence TTGAATATAGATTTAGTATTCAAGATTGCAGGTGTAGGTATTTTAATTTCTGTATTTAATATGGTACTTAAACAGGCTGAAAAGGAGGAGCAGGCACAAATGTTGACTTTGGTAGGAGTTATTATTGTATTAATGGTTATTATTCAGCTGATTAATCAATTGTTTACTAATGTACGCAGTATCTTTGGATTTTAG
- the spoIIIAD gene encoding stage III sporulation protein AD: protein MEIIQIVGLGIIGAILAVVIHQTKGEFALLSSIVVSLIILLLIIGKIAVIIDVMENLATKANIDLIYFRTILKVIAISYITEFGYKICEDTGQHNIAMKIQLAGRVFIMILGIPIMLAILESVMQLLP from the coding sequence GTGGAGATAATCCAAATTGTCGGATTGGGAATAATAGGAGCTATTTTAGCTGTGGTTATTCATCAGACAAAGGGTGAATTTGCTCTCTTATCAAGTATAGTCGTTAGTTTAATAATCTTACTTCTGATAATTGGAAAGATTGCTGTTATCATTGATGTAATGGAGAATTTAGCCACTAAAGCAAATATAGACCTGATCTATTTTAGAACTATTTTAAAAGTAATAGCTATTTCGTATATAACTGAATTTGGATATAAAATTTGTGAAGATACAGGTCAGCATAATATAGCTATGAAAATTCAGCTTGCAGGCAGAGTATTTATTATGATTTTAGGTATTCCTATTATGTTAGCTATTTTAGAGTCAGTAATGCAACTTTTACCATAA
- the spoIIIAE gene encoding stage III sporulation protein AE: protein MKKLLLSILIICVISSFVYAQDSETDLTLKPGDVIERKLEKLNLSELEEEVNKLNKEVDGYLPNISVKDIISLFSRDGFRVKMIEIVRGILRYLLDEIWSNSKLLGQLIVLSIIVAVLKTFQTEDSYEVNNLANGVVYLVLVILALNSFKVAAGIGRDTIRYMVDIMHAILPVLLSLLVSMGNLTSAALFHPISFLIVNSLSTLVINVVFPLIFLSTVLDIVNNISDNFKVTGLASLFKQVLGGVLGFVTTIFLATIVTQGTVATVSDGVTIRTAKYLTGSFIPVVGGFLSSTLDMVVGGSLLIKNALGLFSVLIILVFCSFSVIKILALVFIYRLAGAIIQPITDSKIVDCLNRLSGNLLWIFGSVTVVGVMFFMVIIIMVGTANFTVMMR from the coding sequence ATGAAGAAATTATTACTCTCTATTCTGATAATATGTGTTATTAGTTCATTTGTTTATGCTCAAGATTCTGAAACTGATTTAACTCTTAAGCCTGGAGATGTTATAGAAAGAAAATTAGAAAAGTTAAATCTCTCGGAATTAGAGGAAGAAGTTAATAAATTAAATAAAGAAGTAGATGGATATCTACCAAATATAAGTGTGAAAGATATTATTAGTTTATTTAGTAGAGATGGATTTAGGGTAAAAATGATAGAGATAGTTAGAGGTATATTGAGATATCTTCTAGATGAAATATGGTCTAATAGTAAATTATTAGGTCAATTGATAGTGCTGTCAATAATAGTAGCTGTATTAAAGACCTTTCAAACAGAGGATTCTTACGAAGTAAATAACCTAGCGAATGGAGTTGTTTACTTAGTACTAGTTATTTTAGCACTTAATTCTTTTAAAGTTGCAGCAGGGATTGGGAGAGATACAATTAGATATATGGTTGATATAATGCATGCAATTTTACCAGTCTTATTATCTTTGCTTGTTAGTATGGGGAATTTAACCTCAGCAGCTTTATTTCATCCAATTAGTTTTTTAATTGTAAATAGTTTGAGTACATTAGTTATAAATGTAGTATTTCCTCTGATTTTTTTATCGACTGTCTTAGATATAGTAAATAATATCTCTGATAATTTTAAAGTAACAGGACTAGCTAGTTTGTTTAAACAGGTTTTAGGAGGAGTTTTGGGATTTGTAACTACTATTTTTTTAGCTACTATTGTAACTCAAGGAACAGTTGCTACCGTGAGTGATGGTGTTACTATTAGAACAGCCAAATATTTAACTGGGAGCTTTATACCAGTAGTAGGTGGTTTTTTATCTAGTACTTTAGATATGGTCGTTGGTGGATCACTTTTGATTAAGAATGCCCTAGGGTTATTTAGTGTGTTGATTATTCTTGTCTTCTGTTCTTTTTCAGTAATAAAGATTTTAGCTTTGGTCTTTATTTATAGATTAGCTGGAGCAATTATTCAACCAATAACTGATAGTAAGATTGTAGATTGTCTTAATAGGTTATCTGGAAATTTATTATGGATTTTTGGTTCAGTTACTGTAGTTGGTGTAATGTTCTTTATGGTTATTATTATAATGGTAGGAACAGCCAACTTTACAGTAATGATGAGGTGA
- the spoIIIAF gene encoding stage III sporulation protein AF, which yields MNLLINWVRNIVLVILFANFIEMLLPNNKTKKDVDMIIGLFVILVILNPIINLFRFQESSLSLFNIFSYSKPPFEEIVAQGEVLREENKKVQEDYEVRISNQIAALIKLNSDLENININIDLADGKLKKVIIKAKDNRVERVTVDLSQENLSDKSDKLTNNLKELISSFYGLDRNQVLVNLN from the coding sequence ATGAATTTATTAATCAATTGGGTTAGAAATATAGTATTAGTGATTTTGTTTGCTAATTTTATAGAGATGTTATTACCTAATAATAAAACTAAAAAAGATGTTGATATGATTATTGGTTTATTTGTTATTTTAGTAATCTTAAACCCAATAATTAATTTATTTAGATTTCAGGAAAGTTCATTGAGTTTATTTAATATATTTAGTTATAGTAAGCCCCCTTTTGAAGAAATAGTAGCTCAAGGAGAGGTATTAAGAGAAGAGAATAAGAAGGTTCAAGAGGATTATGAAGTAAGGATTTCCAATCAAATAGCAGCATTAATAAAATTAAACTCTGATTTAGAGAATATTAATATAAATATAGATTTAGCTGATGGTAAATTAAAAAAAGTAATTATTAAAGCTAAAGATAATAGAGTAGAAAGAGTTACAGTAGATTTGTCCCAAGAGAATTTATCTGATAAATCAGATAAATTAACAAACAATTTAAAAGAGTTGATATCTAGTTTTTATGGCTTAGATAGAAATCAAGTGTTAGTAAATTTAAATTAA
- a CDS encoding SpoIIIAH-like family protein, with the protein MKIISIITNQELKRRAGWFLVLMIWVGMVSAVVIHRTPADTDHIAEVSSVEGYVEIEDETEDNSQVISENQALNEVEEEAISVAKTDKDNKNKGKDFFIEYRMDRDQARSEQINLLREMINNPNSDKSLKSKAQERLLTLTNNIEKEMEIESLIRARGYEDGIAFIHDNSIELIIATTALKKQDVAKLGDIIKNSTKISLENITIIEKKPE; encoded by the coding sequence ATGAAAATAATTAGTATAATAACTAATCAAGAGTTGAAAAGAAGGGCAGGATGGTTTCTAGTATTAATGATCTGGGTTGGAATGGTTAGCGCTGTAGTTATTCATCGTACTCCAGCAGACACAGATCATATAGCTGAAGTTTCATCAGTAGAAGGATATGTAGAAATAGAAGATGAAACAGAAGACAACTCCCAAGTTATAAGTGAAAATCAAGCTTTAAATGAGGTGGAAGAAGAGGCAATTAGTGTTGCGAAAACAGATAAAGATAACAAGAATAAAGGAAAGGATTTTTTTATAGAATATAGGATGGATAGAGATCAAGCACGTAGTGAACAGATAAATTTATTAAGAGAAATGATCAACAATCCCAATTCTGATAAGAGTCTAAAATCTAAAGCTCAAGAACGTTTATTAACGTTAACGAATAATATAGAAAAAGAGATGGAAATAGAGAGCTTAATTCGAGCTAGAGGATATGAAGATGGAATTGCTTTTATTCATGATAATTCGATAGAATTAATTATAGCAACTACAGCTTTAAAGAAGCAAGATGTAGCTAAATTGGGTGATATTATTAAAAATAGTACCAAGATTAGCTTAGAGAATATTACTATCATTGAGAAAAAACCTGAATGA
- the accB gene encoding acetyl-CoA carboxylase biotin carboxyl carrier protein yields MKKKVRITDTTLRDAHQSLWATRMRTEDMLPIIGKMDKVGYNAMEVWGGATFDVCMRYLNEDPWERLRLLNSYVRNTPLQMLLRGQNVVGYKHYPDDVVRRFVDKAAENGIDNFRIFDALNDVRNMEVAMKSVKETAKHAQATIAYTISPVHTIEHYLETAITLKDMGADSLCIKDMAGLLTPYRAYDLVSAIKKKIDLPIELHSHYIGGMAIPTYLKGIEAGVDIVDTATASLAFGSSQPPVETMAAILRNTDYDADLNLDLLFEIDSYWERVRRKRGFPRGVTRITDMQTFSHQVPGGMISNLVSQLEKQEALDRIHDVLEEIPRVREDLGYPPLVTPTSQIVGTQAVFNILLGERYKVIPDEVKSYIKGYYGRPPAEINPELQKKAIGDEEPITCRPADLLEPMLDNIKDEVERYVEKEEDYLSYSLFPQVGLKFLKERKKEKDIFGETEPEITREEEDMELKDIKELVQMLDETDISEINLESDGTKINIRKGGKVVAQESTVAAAPAPIVEEVKETPNTQDKAQANVEEKEVVDGEKIEAPMVGTFYRSPAPDADPFVKVGDVINAGDTLCIIEAMKLMNEIEAEFKCKIVDILLEDGEAIEYGQPLFVVERV; encoded by the coding sequence ATGAAGAAGAAAGTAAGAATTACTGATACTACTTTAAGAGATGCACATCAATCTTTATGGGCGACTAGAATGCGCACAGAAGATATGCTACCTATTATTGGTAAGATGGATAAAGTAGGATATAATGCAATGGAAGTTTGGGGTGGAGCAACATTTGACGTATGTATGCGTTATTTGAATGAAGACCCTTGGGAAAGATTACGGCTATTAAATAGTTATGTTAGAAATACTCCTTTACAGATGTTATTAAGAGGGCAAAATGTAGTAGGATATAAACATTATCCAGATGATGTAGTAAGAAGATTTGTGGATAAAGCAGCAGAGAATGGAATAGACAATTTTAGAATCTTTGATGCTCTTAATGATGTAAGGAATATGGAAGTAGCTATGAAATCTGTGAAAGAAACTGCTAAACATGCACAAGCTACAATAGCGTACACGATTAGTCCTGTTCATACAATTGAACATTATTTAGAGACTGCTATTACTCTAAAAGATATGGGGGCAGACTCTTTATGTATTAAAGATATGGCTGGACTATTAACGCCTTATCGTGCTTATGATTTAGTTTCTGCAATTAAAAAGAAGATAGACCTTCCAATTGAATTGCACAGTCATTATATTGGAGGGATGGCAATACCAACTTATTTAAAAGGTATTGAAGCTGGTGTAGATATTGTTGATACTGCTACGGCTTCTTTGGCTTTTGGATCTTCACAGCCACCAGTAGAGACAATGGCTGCTATTTTAAGGAATACTGATTATGATGCTGATTTGAATTTGGATCTATTATTTGAAATAGATAGTTATTGGGAAAGAGTGAGAAGAAAGAGAGGCTTCCCACGTGGAGTTACTCGAATTACTGATATGCAGACATTCTCACATCAAGTTCCAGGTGGAATGATATCTAACTTAGTATCACAATTAGAAAAACAAGAGGCTTTAGATAGAATTCATGATGTATTGGAAGAAATACCAAGAGTTAGAGAAGATTTAGGATATCCGCCCTTAGTTACTCCAACAAGTCAAATTGTTGGTACTCAGGCAGTATTTAATATCTTATTAGGGGAAAGATATAAGGTAATACCAGATGAAGTTAAATCATATATTAAAGGATATTATGGTAGACCTCCAGCTGAGATTAATCCAGAATTACAGAAAAAAGCAATTGGTGATGAAGAGCCAATTACTTGTCGTCCAGCTGATTTATTAGAGCCAATGTTGGATAATATAAAAGATGAAGTTGAAAGATATGTAGAAAAAGAAGAAGACTACTTATCATACTCATTATTCCCACAAGTGGGGTTAAAATTCTTAAAAGAGAGAAAGAAAGAAAAAGATATTTTTGGAGAAACTGAACCAGAAATTACTAGGGAGGAAGAAGATATGGAATTAAAAGATATTAAAGAATTGGTACAAATGTTAGATGAGACTGATATTTCTGAAATTAATTTAGAAAGTGATGGAACAAAGATTAATATCAGAAAGGGAGGAAAAGTAGTAGCTCAAGAATCTACTGTAGCAGCTGCTCCAGCTCCAATAGTAGAAGAAGTGAAAGAAACTCCAAATACTCAAGATAAAGCACAAGCAAATGTTGAGGAAAAAGAGGTTGTAGATGGTGAAAAAATAGAGGCTCCAATGGTTGGAACATTCTATCGATCTCCTGCACCAGATGCAGATCCATTTGTTAAAGTTGGTGACGTTATTAATGCTGGAGATACACTATGTATTATTGAAGCTATGAAACTAATGAACGAGATTGAAGCAGAGTTTAAATGCAAGATTGTTGACATCTTATTAGAAGATGGAGAAGCAATTGAATATGGTCAACCTCTGTTTGTAGTTGAGCGAGTATAA
- the accC gene encoding acetyl-CoA carboxylase biotin carboxylase subunit, producing the protein MFNKILIANRGEIALRIIRACRDLGIKSVAVYSEADKDSLHVKYADEAYCIGPAASNKSYLDIPSLISVAEIAHADAIHPGYGFLSENAHFAEVCEECGFKFIGPSPEHINKMGDKSIARETMINAGVPVVPGTEGAIESQEQAVEIAEEIGYPVIVKASFGGGGRGMRVANNKGELVKAIQTASSEAEAAFGNAEVYLEKYVQNPRHIEFQILADEHGNVVHLGERDCSIQRRHQKVIEEAPSPAIDPKLREKMGEAAIKAAKAVDYYNAGTVEMLLDKNGDFYFIEMNTRIQVEHPVTELVTGIDIVKEQIRIAQGEELGYSQEDIIIEGASIECRINAEDPSKNFRPSPGKINNYLVPGGIGVRVDSCAYPNYMIPPFYDSMVAKLITFGKDREEARKRMLRALAEYDIDGIETTIPFHKEVLNNQQFIKGEFDTSFIAKYIMDPKED; encoded by the coding sequence ATGTTTAATAAGATACTTATAGCTAATCGTGGAGAAATTGCTTTAAGAATTATTAGAGCTTGTAGAGATTTAGGAATAAAATCTGTAGCAGTTTATTCAGAAGCTGATAAAGATTCATTACATGTTAAATACGCAGATGAGGCCTATTGTATTGGGCCTGCTGCATCTAATAAAAGTTACTTAGATATACCAAGTTTAATTAGTGTTGCAGAAATAGCTCATGCTGATGCTATTCATCCAGGATATGGATTCTTATCTGAGAATGCACATTTTGCTGAAGTGTGTGAAGAGTGTGGTTTTAAATTTATAGGTCCATCTCCAGAACATATTAATAAAATGGGTGATAAATCTATAGCTCGTGAGACTATGATTAATGCAGGAGTACCGGTTGTTCCAGGTACTGAGGGTGCTATTGAAAGTCAAGAGCAAGCAGTTGAAATTGCTGAAGAGATAGGTTACCCTGTGATTGTTAAGGCTTCCTTTGGTGGAGGAGGTCGTGGAATGAGAGTAGCGAATAATAAAGGTGAATTAGTAAAAGCTATTCAAACAGCTAGTTCTGAGGCTGAAGCAGCTTTTGGAAATGCTGAAGTTTATTTAGAAAAATATGTTCAGAATCCACGACACATAGAATTCCAAATCTTAGCTGATGAGCATGGAAATGTAGTTCATTTAGGTGAACGTGATTGTTCTATTCAGCGCCGTCATCAAAAGGTAATTGAAGAGGCTCCATCACCAGCTATAGACCCTAAATTACGTGAAAAGATGGGAGAGGCTGCAATTAAAGCTGCAAAGGCTGTTGATTACTACAATGCTGGTACAGTTGAGATGTTATTAGATAAAAATGGGGACTTTTATTTTATTGAAATGAATACTCGTATTCAGGTAGAGCACCCAGTGACTGAATTAGTAACAGGTATAGATATTGTAAAAGAACAGATCAGAATTGCTCAAGGAGAAGAATTAGGATACTCTCAAGAGGATATTATAATAGAGGGAGCTTCAATTGAGTGTCGGATCAACGCTGAAGACCCTAGTAAGAACTTTAGACCATCTCCGGGTAAAATAAATAATTATTTAGTTCCTGGGGGAATTGGAGTAAGAGTTGACAGTTGTGCTTATCCTAATTATATGATACCTCCATTCTATGATTCTATGGTTGCCAAGTTGATTACTTTTGGTAAAGATCGAGAAGAAGCTCGGAAAAGAATGTTAAGAGCTTTAGCAGAGTATGATATTGATGGAATTGAGACTACTATTCCATTCCACAAAGAGGTTTTAAATAATCAACAATTTATTAAAGGTGAGTTTGATACTAGTTTTATAGCTAAATATATTATGGATCCGAAAGAAGATTAA
- a CDS encoding Asp23/Gls24 family envelope stress response protein, protein MSQVENGVGTIKIANEVVGIIAGLAATEVEGVAGMSGDLVGGIAEMLGRKNLSKGVKVEVGETEAAIDLYTVMKYGVKIPEVSREIQENVKKSIESMTGLDVVEVNVHIQGVSFADEEEEVEADDEVEVEETEIPRVR, encoded by the coding sequence ATGAGCCAAGTTGAAAATGGTGTAGGCACTATTAAGATTGCTAATGAAGTTGTCGGTATCATTGCTGGATTAGCTGCTACTGAGGTTGAAGGAGTAGCAGGTATGAGTGGAGATTTAGTTGGTGGAATTGCTGAAATGTTAGGTAGAAAGAATTTATCTAAAGGTGTGAAAGTAGAGGTTGGAGAAACAGAAGCTGCAATTGATTTATATACAGTGATGAAATATGGTGTTAAGATCCCTGAGGTTTCTAGAGAGATTCAGGAGAATGTAAAAAAATCAATTGAGAGTATGACTGGATTAGATGTAGTAGAGGTTAATGTCCATATTCAAGGTGTTAGCTTCGCAGATGAAGAAGAAGAGGTAGAAGCTGATGATGAAGTAGAAGTAGAGGAAACAGAAATTCCTCGAGTTAGATAA
- the amaP gene encoding alkaline shock response membrane anchor protein AmaP, whose product MTVIDKFFILFMDLIIMIFSILLVGIYSGLLDLTYLTDLVQGYSQGIEGIVVGVVLFLISVRVLQLFFRRKKVKQTVITTNQLGNINITLEAINDLVQDIVRKETSVKDVNSRIKVREDGVHIYLNLIVGIKSSIPELSERIQKLLKVKVTEATGVDISKVEIMIKEINKEARMRVE is encoded by the coding sequence ATGACTGTTATAGATAAATTCTTTATATTGTTTATGGATTTAATTATAATGATTTTTTCTATATTATTAGTTGGGATTTATTCAGGATTATTAGACCTTACTTATTTAACAGACCTAGTTCAAGGCTATTCTCAAGGTATAGAGGGAATAGTTGTTGGAGTTGTTCTATTTTTGATTTCTGTTAGGGTTTTGCAACTGTTTTTTAGAAGAAAGAAGGTTAAGCAAACAGTAATTACTACAAATCAATTGGGGAATATTAATATTACATTAGAAGCAATTAATGATTTAGTACAAGATATAGTAAGAAAAGAGACAAGTGTTAAAGATGTAAACTCTCGTATTAAGGTAAGAGAAGATGGGGTACATATCTACTTGAATTTAATAGTTGGAATAAAGAGTAGTATTCCTGAATTATCAGAAAGAATACAGAAATTATTAAAAGTAAAGGTAACTGAAGCTACAGGTGTTGATATTTCTAAAGTAGAGATCATGATTAAAGAGATCAACAAAGAAGCAAGAATGAGAGTAGAATAA
- a CDS encoding DUF2273 domain-containing protein, producing MNKFDDLIQTFSLLSKYKGRFLGAIIGFLVSLLIINFGIILAIFISICIGIGYYIGFRYDNKQDFKDIINDIFPHNE from the coding sequence GTGAATAAATTTGATGATTTAATTCAAACTTTTAGCCTCTTAAGTAAATATAAAGGCAGATTTTTAGGAGCTATAATTGGGTTCTTAGTTTCTCTGTTAATTATTAATTTTGGGATTATTCTAGCTATTTTTATTAGTATTTGTATTGGAATTGGTTATTATATTGGTTTTCGATATGATAATAAGCAAGATTTTAAAGATATAATTAATGATATATTTCCTCATAATGAGTAG
- the nusB gene encoding transcription antitermination factor NusB: MSFELNRHQAREVAVQVLYQMDINEENFDKNLEILKSEQPEIEIEGSFLLDILKGTYEKIEEIDNLINENTVDWKVDRMAKVDRNIIRLAMYEILFKGDIPIAVSINEAVELAKGFSDDKSSKFINGILGKLVDHLGLEAKEE, encoded by the coding sequence ATGAGCTTTGAATTAAACAGACATCAGGCTAGAGAAGTTGCAGTACAAGTATTATATCAGATGGATATTAATGAAGAAAATTTTGATAAGAATTTAGAAATATTAAAATCTGAGCAACCAGAAATAGAGATAGAGGGAAGTTTTTTACTGGATATTTTAAAAGGTACATATGAAAAAATTGAAGAAATTGATAATTTGATAAATGAGAATACAGTAGATTGGAAAGTAGATAGAATGGCTAAGGTTGATAGAAATATTATTAGATTAGCAATGTATGAGATTCTATTTAAAGGTGATATTCCTATAGCAGTATCTATTAATGAAGCAGTAGAATTAGCTAAAGGTTTTAGCGATGATAAATCATCTAAATTCATTAATGGAATCTTAGGAAAATTGGTTGATCATTTAGGGTTAGAAGCAAAGGAGGAATAA
- a CDS encoding Kae1-like domain-containing protein: MILGIDTSNYTTSVALMTLDGELIKQRRQRLKVDLGERGLRQSEALFQHINQLPDLIADVAKGRKDQLTKIIVSNKPRPKEASYMPVFKAGVGQAKALASILDIPLVKVSHQEGHLMAGLWSADISFDQFLAVHISGGTSEILKVEKKKSNNSFKIEELGSSQDLHAGQFIDRVGVALGLSFPAGPHLEKLAKGGELGKLSIPSSVQDYQISFSGPSSAAMRMIQSEKKAEDIALAVQQCIANSLEKVLKKAIEKEKYKDILIVGGVAANQYIRARLRKRLEHRAVGAKLYFADPKWSSDNAVGVAAMGLEY; this comes from the coding sequence TTGATTCTGGGTATTGATACTAGTAATTATACTACCTCAGTAGCTTTGATGACTTTAGATGGAGAGTTAATAAAACAGAGACGCCAAAGGTTGAAAGTAGATTTAGGTGAAAGAGGGCTAAGACAGTCAGAAGCATTATTTCAACATATCAATCAATTGCCTGATTTAATTGCTGATGTTGCTAAGGGTAGAAAGGATCAACTGACTAAAATAATAGTAAGTAATAAGCCACGTCCAAAAGAAGCTTCTTACATGCCTGTATTTAAAGCTGGAGTTGGACAGGCTAAAGCTTTGGCAAGTATATTAGATATACCATTAGTTAAAGTTTCTCATCAAGAAGGCCATTTAATGGCAGGATTATGGTCTGCTGATATAAGTTTTGATCAATTTTTAGCTGTTCATATATCTGGTGGAACCTCAGAGATATTAAAGGTAGAGAAGAAAAAGAGCAATAATAGCTTTAAAATAGAAGAGCTAGGGTCTTCACAAGACTTACATGCTGGCCAATTTATAGATCGGGTTGGTGTAGCATTAGGTTTATCTTTTCCAGCTGGACCACACTTAGAAAAATTAGCTAAGGGTGGGGAGTTAGGCAAGTTAAGTATTCCTTCTTCAGTACAAGATTACCAGATTAGCTTTTCTGGTCCAAGTAGTGCTGCTATGAGAATGATTCAGAGTGAGAAAAAAGCTGAAGATATTGCTTTGGCAGTACAACAATGTATTGCTAATTCATTAGAGAAGGTTCTAAAGAAAGCAATTGAGAAAGAAAAGTATAAAGATATCTTAATTGTTGGTGGTGTAGCAGCAAATCAATACATAAGAGCTAGGTTAAGAAAACGCTTAGAGCATCGAGCAGTAGGAGCAAAGCTATATTTTGCAGATCCTAAGTGGAGTAGTGATAACGCAGTGGGCGTTGCTGCAATGGGATTGGAGTATTGA